AACTGGTCTCGCTGCACAATGCGGATCCGGGCCGGATCGACGTGGTGCATCCGGGGGTCGACCTGGACGCCTTCACACCAGGGTCCCGGGATGCGGCGCGCGCGGTGCTCGGCGTGGCGTCCGACGAGCAGGTGGTCGCGTTCGTCGGCCGGATCCAGCCGCTCAAGGCCCCCGACATCCTGCTGCGCGCGGCCGCCAAGCTGCCCGGGGTCCGGGTGCTGGTCGCCGGCGGGCCGTCGGGCACCGGCCTGGCCGAGCCCGACACCCTGGTGCGGCTGGCCGACGAACTGGGTATCACCGACCGGGTGACGTTCCTGCCTCCACAGTCCCGCGAACAGCTGGTCAACGTGTACCGGGCCGCCGATCTCGTCGCGGTGCCCAGTTACTCCGAGTCCTTCGGGCTGGTCGCGGTCGAGGCCCAGGCCTGCGGCACCCCGGTGGTGGCGGCCGCCGTCGGTGGGCTGCCGGTCGCGGTGGCCGACGGGGTCAGCGGCGCCCTCGTCGACGGACACGACGTCGACGACTGGGCCGCCGCCATCGACGGAGTTCTGCAGCGCGACCCGGGTCCGCTGCGGACCGCGGCCGCCGCCCACGCCGCGCAGTTCTCCTGGGCCCACACCGTGGATGACCTGCTGACCAGCTATGCCACTGCGATGAGCGACTACCGGTCGCGGAACCGGCGCCCGTCCGGCCGTCGGTCGGGGCGGCGGTTCGCGCTGCGTCGGGGGGTGCGGGCATGAGCGAAGCTTGCGAGCGAATCATCGGCGCTGAATGCGGTAACCGAGCCTGCGAGGGAACCGCATGAGTGTCGAGCAGATCATCACCGGCACCCTCGACGAGCACGAGCTGGTCTATCACCGGCACCCGGGCGCGCACGGTGGCCTGCCCGGCATCGTCGTCGAACTGCCCGGCGAACGCCGCCTGGTCACCAACACCATCCTGAGCGTCGGTGAGCATTCGGTGCGCGTCGAGGCATTCGTATGCCGTAAACCCGACGAGAACTTCGAAGGCGTCTACCGGTTCCTGCTCAAGCGCAACCGCAGGCTCTACGGAGTCGCCTACACCCTCGACAACGTCGGCGACATCTACCTCGTCGGGCGGATGTCGCTGGAAGCGGTCACCCCCGAGGAGATCGACCGGGTGCTGGGCCAAGTGCTCGAAGCCGTCGACTCCGATTTCAACACCCTGCTGGAACTGGGCTTCCGTTCCTCGATCCAGAAGGAGTGGGAGTGGCGGGTCTCGCGCGGTGAGTCGCTGAAGAACCTCAAGGCGTTTGAACATCTGATAGAGCAGCGTCTGCTGGACGAGTGAGTCTGAGGCTCCCGCGCGAGCGTGGGCCCTGTGCACACGGATTCGCCCGAATACGTGCACAGCACCCACGCTCGGCCGCCGCGATCGCGACCGTGAGAAGATCACACGCATGCCGACGCTGATCCTGCTCCGCCACGGTGAGAGCGACTGGAACCAGAAGAACCTGTTCACCGGGTGGGTCGACGTCGACCTCACCGACAAGGGCCGCACCGAGGCGGTCCGCGGCGGTCAGCTGATGGTCGAGCAGGACGTTCTGCCCGACGTGGTCTACACGTCGCTGCTGCGCCGCGCGATCACCACCGCGAACCTCGCCCTCGACGCCGCCGATCGGCACTGGATCCCGGTGCACCGGGACTGGCGGCTCAACGAGCGTCACTACGGCGCACTGCAAGGCCTGGACAAGGCCGCCACCAAGGAGAAGTACGGCGAAGAGCAGTTCATGGCGTGGCGACGCAGCTACGACACCCCGCCGCCACCGATCGAGAAGGGCAGCGAGTTCAGCCAGGACGCCGACCCGCGCTACGCGGACATCGGCGGCGGCCCGCTGACCGAATGCCTCAAGGACGTGGTGACCCGCTTCGTGCCGTACTACGAGGACACGATCGTGCCCGACCTGCGGGCCGGCAAGACCGTGCTGATCGCCGCGCACGGCAACTCGCTGCGTGCGCTGGTCAAATACCTCGACGGGATGTCCGACGAAGAGGTCGTCGGCCTGAACATCCCGACCGGGATCCCGCTGCGCTACGACCTCGACGAGAACCTCAAACCGCTGGTCGCGGGTGGGGAATACCTCGACCCCGAGGCTGCGGCCGCCGGTGCCGCCGCAGTGGCCGCACAGGGAGCCAAAAAATAGTTCGCTGGGCACACGGGCCGGTGGGCGAACAGCAGGTTACCCAGGGTTAACGACAGCCGAACTCCTGTATTTGTCGGTGTGACTTGTCCCGTTTTGGCCGCACGCTGCTGGGATGACGTTCACCGGGTGCGTACGATTTTCGCGTGAGCTTGGTGTCGGCGCTACTGCTGACGGCGGTCGTTTCGTTGCTCGCGCTGATTGTCGGTGCGGGTGTGGCCTCCGCAGTCGCACCCCGCATCGTTGCCCGTCGCCAACGTCGCGAAGCCGAGCAGGCGGGCCTGACGGTGTCGCAGATGCTCCAGCACATCGTGTCCGCATCGCCCAACGGCATCGTCGTGGTCGACACGTTCAACGACGTCGTCTACGCTAATGAGCGCGCATCCGAACTCGGTGTGGTGCGCGACCGACTCCTCGACGACCGGGCCTGGCGCGCCGCCGAGCAGGTCTTCGCCACCGGTCAGGCCATCGACGTCGACCTGTCACCGCGCAAGCTTCCGCACCCTGGACGCTCGGGTATCTCGGTGCGCGGCTGGGTGCGGCTGCTGTCCGGTGAAGATCGCCGTTTCGCCGTCGTCTATGCCGATGACCAGTCCGAGCACGCCCGGATGGAAGCCACTCGGCGTGACTTCGTCGCCAACGTCAGCCACGAGCTCAAGACTCCGGTCGGGGCCATGCGGGTGCTGGCCGAGGCGCTGCAGGCCTCTGCCGACGACCCGGACATGGTGCGCCGCTTCTCCGACAAGATGGTGGCTGAATCGCTACGGCTGGCCGATATGGTCGGCGAGCTGATCGAACTGTCCCGGCTGCAGGGCGCTGAGCGACTGCCCGATCTCGGCGCTGTCGACGTCGACACCGTGGTGTCCGAAGCGCTGTCCCGGCACAAGGTGGCCGCCGACAAGGCCGACATCTCGATCACCACCGACCATCCCACCGGATATCGAGTGCTGGGTGACCAGACGCTGCTCGTGACGGCCATCGCCAATCTGGTGTCCAACGCAATCGCCTACTCGCCCAACGGGTCCGGTATCTCCGTCAGCCGCCGCCGACGCGGCGGCAGCGTCGAGATCGCGGTCACCGACCGTGGCATCGGAATCGCCAAGGCCGATCAGGAACGGGTCTTCGAGCGGTTCTTCCGGGTCGACAAGGCCCGCTCGCGGGCCACCGGCGGCACCGGGCTGGGCCTGGCGATCGTCAAACATGTGGCCGCCAACCACAACGGAACCATCCGGCTGTGGAGTCAGCCGGGCACCGGGTCGACATTCACCTTGTCGATCCCGGCCTATCCCGAAACCGATGAGCCAACCAGTGGCTCGGACGAACGAGAGGATTAGCGAGAACGATGACCAGCGTGTTGATCGTTGAGGACGAGGAGTCGCTGGCCGATCCCCTGGCATTCCTGCTCCGCAAGGAAGGCTTTGAGGCCACCGTGGTCGCCGACGGTCCCTCCGCACTGGCCGAGTTCGAGCGCTCCGGCGCCGATATCGTCCTGCTGGACCTGATGCTGCCCGGAATGAGCGGTACCGACGTCTGTAAGCAACTGCGTGCCCGCTCCAGCGTGCCGGTGATCATGGTCACCGCGCGCGACAGTGAGATCGACAAGGTCGTCGGCCTTGAGTTGGGCGCCGACGACTATGTCACCAAGCCGTACTCGGCCCGCGAGTTGATCGCCCGGATCCGGGCGGTGCTGCGCCGTGGAGCCGATACCGACGACACCGGCATCGGCGACGGCGTGCTCGAGGCCGGCCCGGTACGGATGGACGTGGAACGCCACGTCGTCAGCGTCAACGGTGAGCAGATCACGTTGCCGCTCAAGGAATTCGACCTTCTCGAATACCTGATGCGCAACAGCGGCCGGGTGCTCACCCGGGGCCAGCTCATCGATCGGGTGTGGGGCGCCGACTACGTCGGTGACACCAAAA
The genomic region above belongs to Mycolicibacterium sp. HK-90 and contains:
- a CDS encoding cell wall metabolism sensor histidine kinase WalK, whose amino-acid sequence is MSLVSALLLTAVVSLLALIVGAGVASAVAPRIVARRQRREAEQAGLTVSQMLQHIVSASPNGIVVVDTFNDVVYANERASELGVVRDRLLDDRAWRAAEQVFATGQAIDVDLSPRKLPHPGRSGISVRGWVRLLSGEDRRFAVVYADDQSEHARMEATRRDFVANVSHELKTPVGAMRVLAEALQASADDPDMVRRFSDKMVAESLRLADMVGELIELSRLQGAERLPDLGAVDVDTVVSEALSRHKVAADKADISITTDHPTGYRVLGDQTLLVTAIANLVSNAIAYSPNGSGISVSRRRRGGSVEIAVTDRGIGIAKADQERVFERFFRVDKARSRATGGTGLGLAIVKHVAANHNGTIRLWSQPGTGSTFTLSIPAYPETDEPTSGSDERED
- a CDS encoding YbjN domain-containing protein, which translates into the protein MSVEQIITGTLDEHELVYHRHPGAHGGLPGIVVELPGERRLVTNTILSVGEHSVRVEAFVCRKPDENFEGVYRFLLKRNRRLYGVAYTLDNVGDIYLVGRMSLEAVTPEEIDRVLGQVLEAVDSDFNTLLELGFRSSIQKEWEWRVSRGESLKNLKAFEHLIEQRLLDE
- the mshA gene encoding D-inositol-3-phosphate glycosyltransferase; the encoded protein is MRLATDLEIPRRVAVLSVHTSPLAQPGTGDAGGMNVYVLQTALQLARRGVEVEIFTRATSSSDAPVVSVAPGVLVRNVVAGPFEGLDKYDLPTQLCAFTAGVLRAEATHEPGYYDVVHSHYWLSGQVGWLARDRWAVPLVHTAHTLAAVKNAALAAGDSPEPPLRAVGEQQVVDEADRLIVNTEHEAQQLVSLHNADPGRIDVVHPGVDLDAFTPGSRDAARAVLGVASDEQVVAFVGRIQPLKAPDILLRAAAKLPGVRVLVAGGPSGTGLAEPDTLVRLADELGITDRVTFLPPQSREQLVNVYRAADLVAVPSYSESFGLVAVEAQACGTPVVAAAVGGLPVAVADGVSGALVDGHDVDDWAAAIDGVLQRDPGPLRTAAAAHAAQFSWAHTVDDLLTSYATAMSDYRSRNRRPSGRRSGRRFALRRGVRA
- the regX gene encoding two-component sensory transduction protein RegX translates to MTSVLIVEDEESLADPLAFLLRKEGFEATVVADGPSALAEFERSGADIVLLDLMLPGMSGTDVCKQLRARSSVPVIMVTARDSEIDKVVGLELGADDYVTKPYSARELIARIRAVLRRGADTDDTGIGDGVLEAGPVRMDVERHVVSVNGEQITLPLKEFDLLEYLMRNSGRVLTRGQLIDRVWGADYVGDTKTLDVHVKRLRSKIEADPANPVHLVTVRGLGYKLEG
- a CDS encoding phosphoglyceromutase; protein product: MPTLILLRHGESDWNQKNLFTGWVDVDLTDKGRTEAVRGGQLMVEQDVLPDVVYTSLLRRAITTANLALDAADRHWIPVHRDWRLNERHYGALQGLDKAATKEKYGEEQFMAWRRSYDTPPPPIEKGSEFSQDADPRYADIGGGPLTECLKDVVTRFVPYYEDTIVPDLRAGKTVLIAAHGNSLRALVKYLDGMSDEEVVGLNIPTGIPLRYDLDENLKPLVAGGEYLDPEAAAAGAAAVAAQGAKK